From Vibrio tritonius, the proteins below share one genomic window:
- a CDS encoding MFS transporter: MVNLSNAARPVPPHGLWAAFISLGMGGFFIGTGEFVSMSLLPDLANAMSISVPAAGAYISAYAIGVMVGAPLLAITAARWPRKTLLNVLLLIFAVGYAMSALAWNHASLLVARFIGGLPHGAYYGVACLVAASLVDENKKAQAAGYVMAGLAVANVLGVPAATWIGQHLGWRAAFGALTLGGIITIVMLTFCIPALAANNNATVKSELSGLKRPLLWLTLVTAAIGFGGMFSVYSYITPTLTQVSGFELSDVPLVLALWGMGMVFGNVFGGRMADRNLIQAIFIIMAWNVFSLALFAFGASNKLVALVALFMIGCGFALVPALQVRLMDVAGQAQTLAAALNHSAFNLSNAIGASLGGWSIAYGWGWTSTGWIGCALALFGIALMMLSIFYQRWRMGREPEHLVKRWDH; encoded by the coding sequence ATGGTTAATTTGTCCAATGCAGCGCGACCAGTGCCGCCGCATGGTTTATGGGCTGCTTTTATTTCGTTAGGAATGGGTGGGTTTTTTATAGGAACGGGGGAGTTTGTTTCGATGAGCTTACTTCCCGATTTGGCAAACGCGATGAGTATCTCGGTACCCGCTGCGGGGGCTTACATTAGTGCCTATGCAATAGGTGTTATGGTGGGCGCGCCGCTCCTTGCCATCACAGCGGCACGCTGGCCCCGTAAAACTTTGTTAAATGTTTTACTGCTTATCTTTGCGGTGGGTTATGCCATGAGTGCGTTAGCGTGGAATCATGCCTCTTTGTTAGTGGCTAGGTTCATTGGCGGATTGCCACATGGTGCCTATTATGGTGTTGCTTGTTTAGTTGCTGCGTCGCTGGTGGATGAAAACAAGAAAGCACAAGCAGCAGGGTATGTAATGGCGGGCCTTGCTGTGGCCAATGTACTTGGTGTGCCTGCTGCCACTTGGATTGGACAGCACTTAGGGTGGCGAGCGGCATTTGGCGCGCTCACCCTTGGTGGCATTATTACAATAGTAATGCTGACCTTCTGTATTCCGGCACTCGCTGCAAATAATAATGCCACAGTCAAAAGTGAACTCTCTGGGCTAAAACGTCCGCTTTTATGGTTAACCTTGGTGACGGCTGCGATTGGGTTCGGTGGAATGTTTTCTGTCTATAGCTATATCACACCGACGTTAACGCAAGTTTCAGGATTTGAGCTAAGCGACGTTCCTCTGGTGCTTGCTTTATGGGGAATGGGGATGGTGTTTGGCAATGTGTTTGGCGGACGCATGGCTGATCGTAACCTTATTCAAGCCATTTTTATTATTATGGCGTGGAATGTGTTCAGTTTAGCACTGTTTGCTTTCGGCGCATCAAATAAACTTGTCGCACTGGTTGCGCTGTTTATGATTGGGTGTGGTTTTGCATTAGTGCCTGCACTTCAGGTAAGGTTAATGGATGTCGCAGGTCAAGCGCAAACGTTAGCAGCGGCATTGAATCACAGTGCATTTAATCTATCTAATGCTATTGGTGCGAGCCTTGGCGGTTGGTCCATCGCGTATGGTTGGGGATGGACATCGACGGGGTGGATTGGCTGTGCCTTAGCGCTTTTTGGCATCGCGTTAATGATGTTGTCCATTTTTTATCAGCGGTGGCGTATGGGCCGGGAACCTGAACATTTAGTTAAGCGCTGGGATCACTAG
- a CDS encoding acyltransferase family protein, translated as MRLYTLDVMKAIAAFFVITLHVGLFKEFNHFYGEIIRLSGRWAVPFFFMVTGFFIGSKGLEDRLGGQALKIGKIFLISSLMYLPYIYIKHDFSADKISERVMSDTVIISGMSFHLWYLSSLMFGLVTFKLLIQRVSMRTMWAVSAGIVCAYFAVDLFPDLTQNENWFRHFISLPCLFIGYVVSGMDRNKIQMPVVYTVLTISLIGIYGLPYLLQGDDTRSIILRQFPIFVIPFCIALMLIGVKSQMNNNVIADIGRDYSLLIYTSHPIWMWILKEWVLPHSWQTDIVVAMITFAVATVFAIALKYYWARAFGLLNGDFVLRKAIKAGA; from the coding sequence ATGCGGCTTTACACACTCGACGTTATGAAAGCGATAGCCGCCTTTTTTGTAATTACATTGCATGTGGGGCTATTTAAAGAATTTAACCATTTTTATGGCGAGATCATCCGGTTGTCTGGTCGCTGGGCGGTGCCGTTTTTCTTTATGGTGACTGGCTTTTTTATCGGTTCTAAAGGGCTAGAAGACCGTCTCGGTGGTCAAGCATTGAAAATCGGTAAGATATTTCTGATTTCGTCACTTATGTATCTGCCATACATCTACATCAAACATGATTTCAGCGCGGATAAAATCAGCGAGCGTGTGATGTCTGATACCGTGATTATCTCCGGTATGTCATTTCATCTTTGGTATCTTTCTTCGCTTATGTTTGGTTTGGTAACTTTTAAGTTATTGATTCAACGCGTTTCGATGCGCACTATGTGGGCAGTTTCTGCCGGGATTGTGTGCGCCTATTTTGCGGTGGATCTGTTTCCTGATCTGACGCAAAACGAAAACTGGTTCCGCCATTTTATTTCATTACCATGCCTGTTTATTGGTTATGTAGTGAGTGGTATGGATCGAAACAAAATTCAGATGCCAGTGGTTTATACGGTGTTGACCATCAGTCTTATCGGCATTTACGGTTTACCGTATTTGTTGCAAGGTGACGATACTCGTTCGATCATCCTGCGCCAGTTTCCTATCTTTGTGATTCCATTTTGTATCGCACTGATGCTTATTGGGGTGAAATCACAAATGAACAATAATGTGATCGCTGACATAGGTCGTGATTATTCACTGCTAATTTATACGAGCCATCCTATCTGGATGTGGATTCTAAAAGAGTGGGTGTTACCTCATTCGTGGCAAACCGATATCGTAGTGGCGATGATTACTTTCGCAGTTGCAACGGTATTTGCTATCGCACTTAAATATTATTGGGCTAGGGCTTTCGGTCTTCTTAATGGCGATTTTGTACTGAGAAAAGCAATAAAAGCAGGTGCATAA
- a CDS encoding LysR family transcriptional regulator, with amino-acid sequence MNSYTNKLSKNDLSNLNAFCAVERLRSFTQAANELGITTSALSHAIKNLEARLGVKLLHRTSRTVAPTDAGANLARRLDVGFKEIGLALDDVNRYRDKPFGKLKISVLTDSARLILGKYLPHFLAKYPDVQLEVSVNDQMVDIVAEGFDAGIRFGGTVPEDFVATRLSDASKWVIVATPKYLFQRPKINAPEDFLHPDHTCIRLRCGKGDVFKWDFNQGEEWRYIDAPSPICVNETRLSLELSLKDVGMTYCLESIAQEYLERGELVVVLPDWAPASSPMYLYYPGHRQVPQGLKELIATLKEEIALEQQKTALVRKR; translated from the coding sequence ATGAATAGCTATACGAACAAACTTTCTAAAAACGATCTCTCCAATCTCAATGCTTTTTGTGCTGTAGAGCGGTTACGCAGTTTTACTCAAGCCGCAAATGAACTGGGGATCACCACTTCAGCATTAAGTCACGCAATTAAGAATTTAGAAGCGCGCTTGGGGGTAAAATTGCTCCACCGCACAAGCCGTACCGTGGCTCCCACCGACGCAGGGGCCAACCTGGCTCGCAGACTCGATGTAGGATTTAAAGAAATTGGTTTAGCCTTAGATGATGTTAATCGCTATCGAGATAAACCTTTTGGCAAGCTCAAAATCAGTGTGCTCACTGATAGCGCTCGGCTTATTTTGGGTAAATACCTCCCACATTTTCTGGCCAAATATCCAGACGTGCAGCTAGAAGTATCGGTAAACGATCAGATGGTTGATATCGTCGCGGAAGGATTTGATGCCGGTATTCGCTTTGGTGGTACTGTACCAGAAGATTTTGTCGCAACTCGGTTAAGTGATGCCTCCAAATGGGTGATCGTTGCAACCCCCAAGTATCTTTTTCAGCGCCCTAAAATTAATGCTCCAGAGGATTTTCTCCATCCTGACCACACCTGTATCCGCTTGCGTTGTGGCAAAGGCGATGTTTTCAAATGGGATTTTAATCAAGGTGAAGAATGGCGTTACATTGATGCACCAAGCCCTATTTGCGTGAATGAGACACGTCTTTCTCTCGAACTATCTCTTAAAGATGTCGGCATGACTTATTGCCTTGAGTCTATTGCGCAAGAATACTTAGAGCGAGGGGAATTAGTAGTGGTACTGCCCGACTGGGCTCCAGCATCTTCTCCCATGTATCTCTATTATCCAGGGCATAGGCAAGTACCACAGGGACTAAAAGAGTTGATCGCAACACTGAAAGAAGAGATAGCCCTTGAGCAGCAAAAAACAGCCTTAGTGAGAAAACGATAA
- the trpS gene encoding tryptophan--tRNA ligase, protein MQNTESKQPLTRILTGDRATGPLHLGHYVGSLKQRVELQHTHDQTVLVADMQGLTDNANDPKKVSANILNVVADYLAVGIDPNYTTICLQSQLPALAELTMYYSNVVTVSRLERNPTVKSEIQSKGFGRSIPTGFFTYPISQAADITAFRATLVPVGDDQLPMLEQTNEIVRKMNSLAGKEILVECQAMLSNASRLPSTDGKNKMSKSLGNAINLGATEKEIKAAVKSMYTDPHHLRIEDPGKIEGNIVFTYLDAFHPDKALVAGLKEHYQAGGLGDGQTKKVLEECLLEMLAPIRARRTEFLADKGQLIDVLHKGSAAARERTQEVLHDVRDVFGLNLL, encoded by the coding sequence ATGCAAAACACCGAATCAAAACAACCCCTTACTCGAATCCTTACTGGCGATAGGGCCACTGGTCCCTTGCATCTGGGGCACTATGTTGGTTCATTAAAGCAGCGTGTTGAGTTACAACATACTCATGACCAAACCGTATTAGTTGCTGATATGCAGGGGCTAACGGATAACGCCAACGATCCTAAAAAAGTCTCTGCCAATATCTTAAATGTGGTCGCCGATTATCTCGCAGTAGGCATTGATCCGAACTACACCACTATCTGTTTGCAATCACAATTGCCCGCGTTGGCTGAACTGACCATGTATTACAGTAATGTGGTTACGGTGTCACGCTTAGAGCGCAATCCTACTGTGAAGAGCGAAATTCAAAGCAAGGGATTTGGCCGTTCTATTCCGACCGGTTTTTTTACCTATCCCATCTCGCAAGCAGCCGATATTACCGCATTTCGTGCAACCTTAGTGCCGGTTGGGGATGACCAATTGCCGATGTTGGAACAAACTAACGAGATTGTGCGAAAAATGAATAGTTTAGCTGGTAAAGAGATTCTCGTTGAATGCCAAGCCATGCTCAGTAACGCCTCACGGTTACCTAGCACAGATGGTAAGAATAAGATGTCAAAATCATTAGGGAATGCAATCAACTTAGGGGCAACGGAAAAAGAGATCAAAGCGGCGGTCAAATCTATGTACACCGATCCTCATCACCTTCGTATTGAAGACCCTGGTAAGATTGAAGGCAATATCGTCTTTACCTACCTTGATGCATTTCACCCCGATAAAGCTTTGGTCGCAGGATTAAAAGAGCACTATCAAGCGGGTGGTTTGGGCGATGGTCAAACCAAAAAAGTGCTAGAAGAGTGCTTATTGGAGATGTTAGCTCCCATACGCGCCCGTCGCACGGAATTTCTGGCAGATAAAGGCCAACTTATTGATGTATTGCATAAAGGCAGTGCGGCTGCTCGCGAACGCACGCAAGAGGTTTTGCATGATGTGCGAGATGTGTTTGGTTTAAACCTGCTTTAG
- a CDS encoding SDR family NAD(P)-dependent oxidoreductase — translation MNHPAIRHGASAVITGASVGIGFAIADRLAKEGMNLIILDNNKATLEQAKQYLMRHYPDIQLQAICADVASLQGRRAISDAVDELGELALLVNNAGILGNNVSRGAGPWHDTQQWRHIMDVNFWAVLELQAMLVPRLIEQNRPAAVINLGSKEGITTPPGNAAYSVSKAAIKVLTEQLAHELREKQAGQISAHLLIPGYTFTPMNFPKVDFSDRDSELSAKPAAPWSVDQVVERLLEGLSRREFYIFCEDNEVTKELDQRRMQWSADDMILGRPALSRWHPDYVDEFKKYIP, via the coding sequence ATGAATCATCCAGCAATACGTCATGGAGCGAGTGCAGTCATTACCGGAGCTAGTGTTGGCATTGGGTTTGCTATTGCCGACCGTTTAGCGAAAGAAGGGATGAATCTCATCATATTGGACAATAACAAAGCGACGCTAGAACAGGCGAAACAGTATTTAATGCGACATTATCCAGACATCCAGTTACAAGCAATATGTGCTGATGTTGCCAGTCTGCAAGGACGTCGCGCGATCAGTGATGCAGTTGATGAGTTGGGAGAACTCGCGCTTTTGGTCAATAACGCTGGCATATTGGGAAACAACGTGAGCCGAGGGGCGGGACCTTGGCATGATACACAGCAATGGCGTCATATTATGGATGTTAACTTTTGGGCGGTACTGGAATTGCAAGCCATGTTAGTGCCTCGGTTGATTGAGCAAAATAGACCTGCTGCTGTCATTAATCTCGGTTCCAAAGAGGGCATTACCACACCGCCAGGAAATGCGGCTTATTCGGTTTCTAAAGCCGCCATTAAAGTGTTAACGGAACAATTAGCACATGAACTTCGTGAGAAGCAAGCGGGGCAGATTTCTGCTCATTTATTGATACCCGGTTACACATTCACCCCAATGAATTTTCCAAAGGTGGATTTCTCAGATCGCGATAGTGAGTTGTCAGCCAAGCCCGCAGCGCCTTGGAGTGTAGATCAGGTGGTAGAACGTTTACTCGAAGGGTTAAGTCGGCGGGAGTTCTATATTTTTTGTGAAGATAATGAAGTGACCAAAGAGCTTGATCAACGTCGAATGCAGTGGAGCGCAGACGACATGATTTTGGGGCGGCCTGCCTTATCGCGATGGCATCCAGATTATGTGGATGAATTTAAGAAATATATCCCTTAA
- a CDS encoding aldo/keto reductase has protein sequence MTQTQTLTKFSDGNSIPQIGLGVWQATQEQAAASVCHALKSGYRHIDTAAIYQNEEGVGQGIKQSGVVRNDIFVTTKVWNDAQGYEEATAALNASLDRLQLDYVDLLLIHWPTPKQDRFVDTWRAFIDAQKAGKVRSIGVSNFNADHLQRLIDETNVAPVINQIELHPYLQQAELRAFHHEHHIVTQAWSPLGQGEVLNDAVIGAIASVHGKTPAQIIIRWHMQLGNVAIPKSVTPSRIESNFQVFDFELSNQEMAQIAQLDQGRRMGPDPLTFG, from the coding sequence ATGACTCAGACACAAACACTCACCAAATTTTCTGACGGTAATTCGATTCCGCAAATTGGCCTAGGGGTATGGCAGGCGACACAAGAGCAAGCGGCTGCGTCGGTGTGTCATGCTCTAAAATCTGGCTATCGCCATATAGATACCGCCGCGATTTATCAAAACGAAGAAGGTGTAGGACAAGGTATTAAGCAGTCGGGAGTGGTGCGTAATGATATTTTTGTCACCACAAAAGTATGGAATGATGCGCAAGGTTATGAAGAGGCAACTGCCGCGTTAAACGCCAGTTTAGATAGATTGCAGTTAGACTATGTTGATCTGTTATTGATCCATTGGCCAACACCAAAGCAGGATCGCTTTGTCGATACTTGGCGTGCTTTTATCGATGCCCAAAAAGCGGGTAAAGTACGTTCAATTGGCGTCTCTAACTTCAATGCTGATCATTTGCAACGCTTGATTGATGAGACGAACGTTGCGCCCGTGATTAACCAAATTGAGCTGCACCCTTATTTACAACAAGCCGAGTTACGAGCTTTTCATCATGAGCACCATATTGTCACTCAAGCCTGGAGTCCATTGGGGCAGGGCGAAGTGCTTAATGATGCAGTCATTGGCGCTATTGCGAGTGTACATGGTAAAACTCCAGCGCAAATTATTATTCGTTGGCACATGCAACTGGGTAATGTGGCGATTCCAAAGTCCGTCACTCCATCGCGTATTGAGAGTAACTTTCAGGTCTTTGACTTTGAGCTCAGTAACCAAGAAATGGCGCAAATCGCACAACTGGATCAAGGCCGCCGGATGGGCCCCGACCCACTGACCTTTGGCTAA